The sequence below is a genomic window from Nicotiana tomentosiformis chromosome 6, ASM39032v3, whole genome shotgun sequence.
TCATATTTTAaagaatattcaagaataaagtcATTTTTTTCAAAGTCATTGGCTAGTGATCTccatttaaaaaatttaatatataacacCTATTTTAGAAAAAAATGGGCCTCAAAATTTTGGGGCATAAAACACTTGCTTTAGGACCTTCACCTTCTAGCCGCCCTTGTTCGTTTGGGTACTACTTTAACATAGGGTAACAAAGAGAATATACATCGATGATCACCATTCACCAATAGAGGCAGAACCATGATTTGGAATTTATGAGTTCTAAATTTGTCATCGAATTTATAGCTTATTTAGTTACTAAGTttacaattaaatatttatacatatttaattaatgatatttttcttatataaatataaaatctaAGCAAAACCTATTGAATTTGTTTGAACATGTACATAATACTCCAGATTCTCCTTAATCATCACTAGGGGTGGCAAACAGGCGGGTCAGATCGGAtatgggtcgggtcaaaaatggATGATGCAAAagcggataaattatccgacccgacacatattttaatacggataaaaaatggatTAACCGACGGATAACATggagataatatggatatccatattatccatgacttatTGAATTCctagagggtgtttggctaagcttataagctggttaAACTGGCTTATAAGCACATTTTGACTTATTTACGTATTTGGTAAACATCCAAAGTGCTTATAAATCAAGTgtttataagctaaaatcagtcataagtcataagttggtcaccccTAACTTACGGCTTtctagcttataagcacttttagtttgaccaaggTTTTTACTAGTTTATGCTTAATACtattttctaattcacaaaatatttttcccaaaataaattttctaactttatTATCATTCCATATTTCGTTGTTCGTCTTTTTCTTTACAcagaaattttttaatttataatcttttgtaaaaaatttaaggatattttaatcattttaataaaagaacaACTTATCAGCATTTTTCTACCAAACAAATCAACCGCTTATTATCAATTTTAGCAcgtctatccaaacacgtaaatgcttatttAAAAAATCAGTCTCAACACTTCAAGTTTATCAGTTATTTATAAGCAACTAATCCAAACGGGCTACTAGTCTCCCAAACCCGAAGAACCCCAAATTTGAGGTTTTACAAATATAAATTAAACACATTAATTATCCATTAATTattcattggttatccattttctaagtggataatatgattcttatccatatttgacccgtttttaaaaagttcattattcaattaattttttaataaataatatgagtggataactgttttcttttaagaTGTTATATATAACTATTTGAAATGATTGAAGATAGTGTTATGTATAGCTATCTGAAATGATTGAAGATATTGGAATAGAGTCCTCTCATAGTATTATGTATGAAGTGCAACTTTTGGCTTCCCCAATAGATGATTGAGAATGTAAGTGAACATATGAAAGGATCCCTACAGGAATCTAAGAAGTCAAAGTAGGGCCAATTTCAACTTCAACCAATGTGGCGCACGTGCAAAAGTTAAAACTGAACTTTTGCAACCAAAGTTATGCTCCAATTGGCTTTCTGCTCCCAAACTATTGTAAAATTTGTTTTTTTAATCATCAGATATTTAAATAACACTGGTAGATAGATCCACATTTGAACTGGTAGATAAGCTAACTATGAAAGTTAAAAATATTTCCTACTAAAAGGTTTTTCGTTCTTGAAGCGAACTCAAATTCAATATTTCTGATTAATGATAAAAGAATTTAATTCATCTTCTTTTGTTCTGATTGATCGATATAAACGTTTTTCTTTTATTAGTTACCTTCTTCGTACTTTCTTGTATGTTGTGTCCTCTGGAGCTAGCCGGAATTGCTagtacaataacaacatataGGCTCTGGATTAGAAGCATTAGAATATTGAGTAATCCACTCTGTTTGGAGCTATAAATGATTGTACGGAAAAGGGAATATAAAGGGAAGGAAACTGTGCAGCAGTTGCATAGCCACTCTGGCATAATAATATACACGCGCGGTAAGCTTCCCCTCTTTATGCACGTATATTATTTAATATAACTTTAATACTTTATTTGGTTATCAAATCTTTATTTCGAGATTATAATTAATATCCAAAAAACTTATATCTTATAGAGGATGAGGTAATTAGTGTTGGAATAATTATACCTTctttttaaaaattatgcaattatCATTTTAATATAACATACCAAATAGTGAATAAAAATTAATATCAAGATAATTAATCCCAACATAATTAATTTCAGTATAACTTATCACAGCATAACTTATTCCGGCATAAGCCGTATTCAAATCAAACGACCCCAAAAATAGATTATAGTATCCAAAACCTACTAACTCTATTAATTTGAATTCGCATCACGCAAAATAATACTTATTGAGAAAGCATTTCCTATTAGGAGTTTCTCATCTGCAAGGCTCAAGCGAGACTTTTAGTTAACGGTAAAAAGAATCTTATCCATCCGACCATTATCTTTAATAGTCTACTTTTTTACATTGTCAATTATTATTTATCATAGAGATTCACTTATGATTATATTTACGGACCCAATAGTGTAAATAATTTTTATCCATAAGCACATACAACCTGAAGTCTATATATAGATGGCTCTTTCCAAATTAGTCAGCAACTGAGCATTAAACACAAGCCCCTCTTTCCCCTTTCCCCTTTCCCCCAATCCGATCCCCCCCTAAAAAAGCCTCTTCTTTTGAGGTTTTAAACTCAGTTTCATACTCCATTTCTCCGTTTTTACTATCTTATTCCCATTAATAGTTTAATTCCAAGAGAAAAATGTCTTTTTGTGACAAACCCACAAAAACAAATGAAAGGCCTCAGCATAGACGAAAAACGCCATCATTTTCTTCCTCTCTACTGGAAGCCATTTACCTTTCAATTGATGAACCAAAAGAAGTCGCAGAAGAGAACTCTTTTCCTTATAAAAGAAACAATGACATAGaagaagctgaagaagaaataGTCAATCTCCGAAGAGCTATCATGATTGAGAAATGGCTCAAGAATTACAATAAATATATTCAGAGCTCACTACACATCAATTCAGAGCCAACCAAATTTTCTTCCTCTGAAACAGAGTCAACTCCAAAATGTGAAGGGAGGTTTATCATGAGAACTAAGTTAAGAGCTTTAAAGATTTATGCTGAGTTGAAAAAAGTGAAACAGCCCATTTCACCAGGTGGGAAAATCGCAAACTTCTTGAATTCGATATTCAATTCAAGAAACATGAAGAAAAATCATCAAGATTTAACTATGTCAAAATCCTCTTGTTTGAATAAACCACCTTCATCTAGAGGTAATAAATCGAATAGGTGTGTTAGTTTTTGCCCTGTTAGTATAATTATTAATGAGAATGATGAGTCAAGATTCAAGCTAAGGAGCAAGATTATGAAGAATTCCATCAATGGCTACAGAAATATTGAAGAGAAACATTTTAATGAGTATCAATTTAGAGGATTTCACAATGCAAAAAGTGATTTTGATGCTGAAGAATGTGAAGAAGATGGTAGGAGTTGTGCAAGTTCTGATCTGTTTGAGCTTGACAACATTGGCATTTTTGGTGTCCATGCAACTAGAGATGACTTGCCTGTCTATGGGACTACTAGTTTGAAAAGAATTTAAACTATATACAGTTACAATGTAAtacatttttaaaatttaattactaTTTATACCATATTTATCATACAAATTTATAATTGTTATTATGTTATAAGTGACTTAATTGTATTAATATCTTTTACACCATCACAGCGAGAGGCGTATCCAAGTTGAAGGGTATAGGTTCACGTGAACTCATACTCATCTCCCTAAACCATGTATAACAATGTTATatttctttaaaattatttaaatatatgtgCGTGAACCCATGCTCAAATACTATTTTGGTACAATTATTATTAGGTGCACCTCTAAAGTGAAATTGACAGTTCAAATTCGTGTTGTTTTCGGCAcggagtgtgtgtatatatatctatatatgtgtgtgtgtgtgtgcgcgcgcttgaaaattactaaaatttcaaaaagaaaataattttgaacctataattttaaAAGTGTAGTGTGTCATGGAAAAAGACTAAAGTTAAagcagtcaaatataaattctagatTCGCTTCTTCACAATAGTGCACCCAATCCTCTTGAAATCTTGAGTCCGTCTCTCAATTCGCGGCATAAGATTGTAACTCATTTGAAAATGAATCAACTCATCACTAAAGGCTTGGTTATGTAGTCTAATTTCCCAAGGGAAGGCACTTTAAAGAAAAACTCTTTATATAAGGTTTTATCCTATTTTTACAACACATCTTCGGCTCTTGTTTATTTCTAACTTTAGGTTATTTAAACATTAAGACGGCAGATGAATACATGATTTGTCCTTTTCACATTTTATGTACATTTTTAACGATGGATCGAAGCCATGGTCTTACTGATATAAACTTTTTGGATCAACAAGAGAAGGGGTAGCTGAAAAAGACCTTAAAATAATGGCAAAATGTTCAAATTTGACCCTGTACTATCCATACTTGGTAAAATTTGCCCTTCCTTACACTTTTGGGTAGGGTTGTTCATCGGGTGGATATGGTACACTATTTAAATAtttcggtattcgatttcttaaaatACTTTACTAATATTATACTTTTGTTTGCAGCAAATTATTCGTGATACAAAATAAATTGCaatcacaatataaatatgaagaaacataattttattgataaaatGATGCGGGTACAATTCTGTTTGCTCCCTTGATTCTTCTCTCTAAATCGTTCTCCGTGATTCGAGGGCTTAACCAAAGCATTTCTCGAACGTGGGATGATGCGAACTTCCTTAGGATGTACTTGATCTCCATGAAAAGGAAGAACAACCGTTGATCactgaaaaataatatttgatgtctttgatctctttgtgaatattttataaatttttatgaaatttcgaGATGCTTTCATAGGGAATATGTGGTCCCTTTTTATAGATGTAGCTAGAGTTTTGGGTAGAGTAGCCTCCAAGTTAGGGTTTCGGGTAGAGTAGCCTCCAAGTTAGGGTTTCAGATAGAGTGACCTCCAAGAAAATCTCGATGGACTCTACTTGTAGTATCTTAAATTTAGAATTTTGCCCAAATTTCATATGGATTTGATCCGATAAAATTTGATGTCTACAACTTTAATTAAATTCGATATGATACGATTTTTCTCCTTTTGGTTTCGATTTATCCGGTCCGATAATTTTCTTTTGTTCGgcttgaatactaactagtgcatagaatCATAcactgtaatattcttaattaaggTACTCACAAATacaattacaaaaataaaaatattataaatttacCTGACTGTTAACAAatattttgtccaaaaccagcaaGTATAAACCTatagagagaaaaaaaaatacataaaaaaataaatttgatcattaaaaATATATTGTTACTTACTTAGAGTTATTGATGAATTTTGAGAATACATTCAGAACTAATTCAATGCAACGACAACACATGAGTAAGATAACATCAGAAAGCTCAGAAGCCACAGTCTACATTATTCATTCATTTTCACTACCAGCCTCAACATGAATGCAAAAAAAATGGCAATCCAAAGGCCAAGAAACTCTGCATATAGATCTTGAGTCATGCATAAAACTCTCAAACCAAACCGAACAAGGCCAAGAGCATCAAATGCCTTGCTCAAACTATACATTCTTTTGAGCATTTTTTTAAGCACATCACACTCACAGTTCTCATTTATAGTCTCACGTAACATCTTCTACATGTGCAACAAAGAGCATATATGATATACCAAAAATAAAATGTCTATTGTCTAACTTAGtttatatttcggtacggtagtaatttaatttttttttaaaatatcgaataccatatttaataccaattttttttaaaaacttaaaccaaataccatatcaaatagcaaaaatcataatttttggTCTCCATACGGTAATTCTGTATTTATCAAATTATGCACATCTAGGTCCATTCATACTATTGTCATTAGAAGTTTCTCATCTTTGCCCTTGTCATCAATGAATTAAGCTCCCGCATAAAATGGGTTGGCCCAACATGTTCAATTTCTTTGAGAGAAAAGATCCAAATTTACCCCTTAATTCTTTTACTATGATTTAAACCTACCCTCGTACTAGAGTTTTGTTAGGGGCCAAAGGCAAAAATAGATTTTTCTACCTGTAGGTTAACATTAGATTAAAAGTATAGTAAAGTTGCTCAATTTGGATAATACATGGACAAATTTGACCACATGCACCGAAGCCTTTATCGAAAATTACACTGTTTAGCTcgataatattttttaaatatatatatatatatatatatatatatacacacacacacacactatatatatatatatatatatatatctatatacacacacacacacacacactatatatatatatctatatctatatatatatatatatataatgataccccttgactttttgatgagtttatttctttatattttgactccctTAATGAAAATCCTGGCTTCGCCACTGAGCTGGTCTACCTTAATTTTGCGGTTTTACATTTAACTGCATAAAGGTGTGCTAGTTCCCTATATTATGGCGATTAAaaacatgtatgatggagctaaaactcgagttaggacagtaggaggcgactctgagcatttttcggttgtaatggggttacaccaaggttctgcgctcagtctgTTCTTATTCGCCTTGGTGATGAACGCGTTAACAcatcatattcaaggggatgtgccatggtggatgctattcgccgatgacatagttctgattgatgagtcgcgagccggtgttaacgagaggctggaggtttggagacaagctcttgagtctaagggtctCAAGGTCAGCaagacgaagacggaatacctggagtctAAGTTCAGTATTGAGCCAGGGAAAGTGggtgtggatgtgaggcttgattcgcaggtcatacCGAGTAGagacagcttcaagtaccttggttcggttatccggggggaggggagatcgacgaggatgtcacacaccgtattggggtaggatggatgaagtggaggctagcatctggagtcctgtgtgacaagagagtgccaccgatactcaaaggtaagttctataaagcggtggttagaccatcCATGATGTatagggctgagtgttggcccgttaggaactcacatatccagaagatgaaagtaacagaaataaggatgttgcggtggatgtgcaaGCATGCtaagatagataagattaggaattaTGATATTCGgtagaaggtgcacgtggctcccattgatgacaagatgcgggaagcgaggcttagatggttcggacatgttcagatgAGAAGtctagatgctccggtacggaggtgtgagcagctagtTGTGGAGCgaacgagaagaggtagagggtggcctaagaagtattggggagaggtgattaggcaggatatggcgaggctccagatttccgaggacatgacacttgataggaagatgtggaggtcgagtattagggttgtaggttaggaggtagttgagtcgtgtcttacttcgtaccattgtgggactagccatgtagggtttttgtctaagataactagtggcaatgttgtgacttactatttctcttttcagtgcaggtcctatgTACTAGCTAtcacttttgctttgcatctttcttctggatttcatggtattcctatttttcttatgattgctgtggtgatattaatattgtttccctttgctttgcatctttcttctggatttcatagtgttcctatttttcctatgattgatgtggtgttactaatattgtctccttttgtccttttatctttttgttttcttgagccgaaggtctttcggaaataacttctctactccttcgggatataggtaaggtctgtgtacacactactctccgCAGACCCTATTAgtgaaattttactgggttgttgttgtacgTTTAACTACATAGACGAATTCAATATCTAAACTTAAATTAATGGGTTCAAAGTTCTCAACTTTTTTAAAACATGAGTTCAAATTTCAATAGTTATATTGTTTTACAGGAGATATGTTGCAAATGATGAGTTCTATTGATTCCTAACACTCTAGGTCGACCTCTAGCTTTAAGAAGTAGTCTTAGATTCTAATCTTTTCTTATGAGGCTTAAGGAGCAGTTATGAAGTGATCATATCAACTAGTATATATTAGCTTAACCACTTCACTTTAACTACTTTGATCTAGAAATCTGCTCTACTTTCAAATAATATATAACCCTGAGCTCTTTCGAAATCATTAATATATCTTTTTATATAGGCTTTCTATATGTAATGATGATGATCTATGTATCTTTCGGTTGAACAGAAAAgagtttccttttttattttttcagatcTTTCGTTTAGGTACTATTTTATTAGGGTTTAGAAAAGAATATAACTCGATGATCACCACTGTGTTTGTGTCACTGTTTGAAATGATTGGAGATGTTATAATAGTAATTGTCACATGCTCGCAAAGTTTATATGTATGGAGTACAACTTTTTCTCAAACAAAAAAAGTAAGTCGAAAAGTgacacttttttcttttttttcttttctttttttagttttatattcGGTGTCTATTACCTACATTAGAGCCCGATTATATCCGCATTCGCGCCGTGTAAGATCTCATCCGGACAGGGGCGGACCCACGTGGAGTGGTGAGGGGTCATTGGCAAGTGGCACCCTATAGGCTCGGAAAATTCATGTATATATTACTGTATATACATCGAGGACCCCTATAATAATTTAATTGTGCCCCATAAATAATAGAATGCCTCTTGGTTGCACTAGTTGTGCTGGTTGTTTAGTTCCATTCCCTTATTGTCAGatccaggatcgagacccaataCCAACATTACTTCACCATTTCTTTctgttttctttttttaattgaaCGGCAGTTTAGTACTCCATATTTAGTAATCaacttggtttattttttttttaattcaaacatTAATTTAGTACTAATATATAGAAGTCACttagtttaatttttttcttttaaaatctcTCCATCTAAGCTCCAAAACTCAACTTCTCTTCGCGATTAGTTCTTCGTATTTTCTACACAAAATACTCAAAAACTCTATTGGAGATACATCTTTCTAGATTTTAAAAAGTTAATAAAGAGACATAAAAATAATGATTAAAGATACTAGGAAAGGgggataaaatatttcattaactagTTTCATTAGTCAATAATCTTTATCTCTaactaatttttattattatttcattaaaaaaaataaagacaacTAAAACTCTTCTCCCTTCAACGTTTACTTTGGCAAAGTAACAAGTATTCGTTGACTCTGGGATTTCGATTAAGACTTTTTGGACTGCTTACAAACTTTTATTAGTCATGATTTTGTTTaagttttttattattttgaacaTTCTTTGGGCCACGAACTCGTAATCGCTAAGTTTTCAAAGAGTTGCACGCCAAACTTTATTGCAATTAATGTTATTTTCATATTTACGTTAAAGACAATGGTGCCCCCGCGACGTCCAAATCCTGGGTCCGTCTCTGCATCCGGAGGAAAGCGCTCCCTACCAAGGATTTTTTCATACCGAGAGCTCGAACCCGAAATCTTTGGTTAAGGAAAAAATAGTCACATCCACTGCACCACATCCTTTGGCGGTGAAAAGTGACACTTTCAAGGAAAGAGCAGTGCAGAACTTTGATAACAAAAGTAGATCATATTTTTAAAATCTTGTTAGCCTCTAATAAATTGTGTGAAAATCAAGAGAGGTCATAGAAACAAAAATGTTAGATTATTTTTTTTCATTGGTTGCAAAATTATTTAGTACTTGCACCGATAATAAATAGCATGTGTCTAATAAAATAGTTGAAGTGCGTACAATAAAATAGACCATGTTTTACGATTTTGAGTATTAATAGCGTGTGTAAGTTGAATCGTTAAAGGAACACACCAAGTAtggtttttattatatatattttgggtAAAAATTATTTTGATCCCCCAACTTCGTCTTAAAAATCAAACTCCTCCTTCAACATTAACAATAAACATTCTGCTCCTTCTAACTCAATTGTATTTTTAAAATGCCTATTTTATCCTGAATCTTATTAGCCTTGATCTTTTTATTACACCTTTTTAATATCACGATATTTTTCTTAATCTATGTTATAAATTTATCTATAGTGagaatatttttaatttaaaaaaagaagTGAAAACGATAATCAATCATATATAATTTATGAAATTGAATAATGAAAGAAATGGACGCAGTTGAAATATTAGAATAAAAGTTATTATTAATatcaattaaaataataattaaaaatagaggtaaattttataataacttCCTAAAAGAGTACGTATCTATACCTTAGATGTTCTTTAAATTACAATTCagaaaatatttcattaaatgaaaataaaattctcacacacacatatatatacacacgcGCAGAAACACATAATAAAGAATAAAAGAGAAAGTAAAACTTAATTGTATACCTAATATTAAAGTAATAATATACGCGATAATTTTTGTTACAAATTCATAAAAGTGTTATTCTAGTTAATGTTTATTGAGCTTTAATTATCAAAtttatactccctctgttttaatttaaataACACACTGTTCAAAAAAGAATGATACATttctatatttaaaataatttaactttaaacttttcattttactCACTTTACCCTTAATGAGTAGCTTTTATAGCCATACAAAAATCATGAACCTACTAAGCTTTTGCACCTTAAGTTTTTAGCAACACATGGTTCAAATGTCTTctccttttttcttaaactttgtgtcaagtcaaactatatcatctaaattgaaacggagggagtaataagaTATTGAAATTGGTAAAACACTTAACACTTAGCTAAAGATAAAATATATCttatataatataataaaaaaattatatgcaCAAAGGAGGAATTGAAAATGTCAAGGGTAGGATAGAAAATGCACATGATAGGAGGAGCAGGATGTCTATTGTTGAATGTCGGAGGAGGAGTTTGATTTTTAAGGCAAAGTTGGGGGGTCAAAATGATTTTCAcccatatattttttattttttaaccgATGTTCTATATCCAGTTTGAGGTTCAATTAATTTGGGAATTCTACTTTGGAAGTAAAGCATTCTCTACCtatcacgacctgaaattcccaccttcggaccgtgatagaatctaacatttcacttgctaggcaagccaacgttagaataatattaaccaatttttaaacaatctttacattattaataatcaaggaaacaaaagcggaagcaaagtttgaaatataaagaaataatccataaatgcaacgatgtctaaataccatcccagaattggtgtcacaagtgcacgagtttctagaataaataaaaataaaggtctgaataaaataaagttgtctggaaataaacacacagctaaagtaaaatagacggggacttcagaactacgaacgccatgcagttatac
It includes:
- the LOC104088611 gene encoding protein BIG GRAIN 1-like A, with the protein product MSFCDKPTKTNERPQHRRKTPSFSSSLLEAIYLSIDEPKEVAEENSFPYKRNNDIEEAEEEIVNLRRAIMIEKWLKNYNKYIQSSLHINSEPTKFSSSETESTPKCEGRFIMRTKLRALKIYAELKKVKQPISPGGKIANFLNSIFNSRNMKKNHQDLTMSKSSCLNKPPSSRGNKSNRCVSFCPVSIIINENDESRFKLRSKIMKNSINGYRNIEEKHFNEYQFRGFHNAKSDFDAEECEEDGRSCASSDLFELDNIGIFGVHATRDDLPVYGTTSLKRI